The sequence GCAAAGGGGATGGACAGGTAGACAAAGAAATAAATCCACTTGGGAGGTTTTACCTGCTTCTTCTCAGCAGTAAGAATAACCCAGCCGCAGAGAACATTCAGGAACAGATACCCGTTTAACACGATTGCATCGTAGAAAAGCATGGAATTAGGGGTTGGATGGAGAACAACGTTCAAGGCACGCATTGGCTGGCCGAGATCCGCCATGATAAACAGGAGACACATGACGATGGCGCCAATCGCCAGGAACTCACCCAAAATCGTAATTCGTCCAAATTCTTTATAATTATGAATATAATAAGGAAGCACCAGCATAACACCTCCAGCCGCAACTCCAACCAGGAAGGTAAACTGGGAAATATAGAGCCCCCATGAGACATCACGGCTCATCCCGGTCATGCCCAGACCAAAATTGTACTGTCTGACATAACAGGCAGCACCAATAGCCATGAACATTCCTAAAAATGCAAGCCAGATCCAGTAGGCCGGTTTGCCTTTGAGTGTTTTTTCAATCATGACTACCTCACACTATGTAAAAGACTGATGGTTTAGTACCCAGCGTTGGCTTTCTCTGGATAGTAAATTCTTTATCAAGTACCGCTCGTATCTCGGACTTGGCATCGTTCAGGTCACCAAAGACAATGGCGCCTGTTCCTTTGCAGGCCTCAACACAGGCCGGTTCCTGTCCAAGAGCAAGACGTTCACCACAGAAGTTACATTTTTCAACAACACCCTTCATTCGTGACGGGAATTCTTTATTGTACTTCTTTATGTAAGGGCGTGGATCCTGCCAGTTAAATGACCTTGCACCATATGGACAAGCTGCCATACAGAAACGGCATCCGATGCAACGATGAAAATCCATTGCAACGATTCCGTTTTTTTCAAGCCTGAAGGTAGCCTGAGTTGGACATGCACGAACACATGGTGGATCATCACAATGATTACAGAGTGCCACTGAAGGAAAATTTTTCACCTTGGCAGCAGAATGACTTGCAGAGTGATCAGTAAACACATTTTCAAATGGGGCCTTCCATATCCATTTTACTTCATTTTTCTTATCAGGAAACTCTGGGATATTGTGCGCTGCTATACAGGCCGCAATGGCACTGTCAAGCATCTCGGGATTCTCATTCATCTTGCGAAGATCAATGACCATTCCGAGCCGCACCCCTTGGGGTGCTTCTTCAGCATGAC comes from Desulfocapsa sulfexigens DSM 10523 and encodes:
- the dsrO gene encoding sulfate reduction electron transfer complex DsrMKJOP subunit DsrO, producing the protein MDNKRRKFLKIAGASVLAGIGAPAVIKLTAATPALASGHGEAPAHAPAPDAHGGHAEEAPQGVRLGMVIDLRKMNENPEMLDSAIAACIAAHNIPEFPDKKNEVKWIWKAPFENVFTDHSASHSAAKVKNFPSVALCNHCDDPPCVRACPTQATFRLEKNGIVAMDFHRCIGCRFCMAACPYGARSFNWQDPRPYIKKYNKEFPSRMKGVVEKCNFCGERLALGQEPACVEACKGTGAIVFGDLNDAKSEIRAVLDKEFTIQRKPTLGTKPSVFYIV